In Sporosarcina sp. PTS2304, a genomic segment contains:
- a CDS encoding transposase: MARRKRDWQPNAYYHVVMRGNNRQNIFSSEEDMYHLMRCIAHAAEIYRFAIPAFCIMTNHFHLLIRSEDDLSKVMQQINRRYSDYYAKRYQHVGRIYQRRYFAKAVDTPQALLAVSRYIHRNPIETIIPMVSRLADYPFSSFPFYETQPDQLPSYVDTFSISRYLPPPFEKTRAAYVVYCEMDLDEIIGLENYLPRTEHE, from the coding sequence TTGGCCAGACGTAAGCGGGACTGGCAGCCGAATGCTTACTACCATGTTGTCATGAGAGGAAACAACCGGCAGAACATTTTTTCAAGCGAAGAAGACATGTACCACCTCATGCGCTGTATCGCACACGCCGCTGAAATATATCGGTTTGCCATCCCGGCGTTCTGTATCATGACCAATCACTTCCATCTGCTCATCCGCTCGGAAGATGACCTGTCAAAGGTCATGCAGCAGATCAACCGGCGATACAGCGACTACTACGCCAAACGCTATCAGCATGTCGGACGGATCTATCAGCGCCGTTACTTTGCCAAAGCAGTCGACACTCCGCAAGCACTCCTCGCCGTCAGCCGCTACATTCACCGCAATCCAATCGAGACTATTATCCCAATGGTCAGCAGGCTGGCAGACTATCCTTTCAGCTCCTTTCCTTTTTATGAAACACAGCCGGATCAGCTGCCTTCCTACGTAGATACCTTCTCCATTTCTCGTTATCTGCCTCCTCCATTTGAGAAAACACGGGCAGCTTATGTGGTATATTGTGAAATGGATTTAGACGAGATCATCGGCTTGGAGAACTACTTGCCGCGTACTGAACATGAGTAA
- a CDS encoding IS110 family transposase gives MVLPSFNHIQGRNGSNWSRLMRSAEADHYCIVAIDAAKYVNTAMICTIFGDILRGPFEFDGSQTGFQLLKKEIEQTSEAYQLTRVILGIETTAHYYEDLVRVCDEQGYMVRVINAATTAEERKKMLNYTKTDRVDLQAIVQSILQGRGETSRKKAEKFERLQTLTRAKRRMVDEQTRCANLIRMYMDHIFREFQGKNI, from the coding sequence ATGGTTCTACCATCATTTAATCATATTCAGGGAAGAAACGGAAGTAATTGGAGCCGCTTGATGAGAAGCGCAGAGGCGGATCACTACTGTATCGTCGCGATAGACGCGGCTAAGTATGTCAATACGGCGATGATCTGCACGATTTTCGGCGATATTTTAAGGGGGCCTTTTGAGTTTGATGGATCCCAGACCGGGTTTCAATTGCTGAAAAAGGAAATTGAACAGACGAGTGAAGCGTACCAGTTAACACGTGTGATTCTAGGGATTGAGACGACTGCTCATTACTACGAAGATTTAGTCAGGGTGTGCGATGAACAGGGCTATATGGTGCGAGTCATCAACGCAGCGACGACAGCGGAAGAGCGAAAGAAAATGCTGAACTACACGAAGACGGACCGGGTGGATCTGCAGGCGATTGTGCAGTCGATCCTGCAAGGACGCGGGGAGACGAGCCGGAAGAAAGCGGAAAAGTTTGAAAGGCTTCAAACACTGACCCGCGCGAAGAGACGGATGGTGGATGAGCAGACCCGCTGTGCCAATCTGATTCGAATGTACATGGATCACATCTTCCGCGAATTCCAAGGCAAGAATATATGA
- a CDS encoding Abi family protein: MLLALYEFDVELRKIFFSYCKRAEIQFRNNLANAVSLKTNNPIFYIEEEYYTPTQGENDKRKRERNKKRFPDFLENIKNAEKISRKM, translated from the coding sequence ATGCTTCTAGCACTTTATGAATTTGATGTAGAATTGAGGAAAATCTTTTTCAGCTATTGTAAAAGAGCAGAGATACAATTTCGAAACAATCTTGCAAACGCAGTATCCCTTAAGACAAATAATCCTATATTTTATATTGAGGAAGAATATTATACCCCTACACAGGGTGAAAATGATAAACGGAAAAGAGAAAGAAATAAGAAGAGGTTTCCTGATTTTTTGGAGAATATAAAGAATGCCGAAAAAATATCAAGAAAAATGTAA
- a CDS encoding YifB family Mg chelatase-like AAA ATPase, protein MSSAVMSVGLQGMKGERIRVEANVRVDKEQCVIIGLPDASMKESKERVLSCLHRLDFDLSMKKLTIHLSPADLRKSGTGFDGAMLLAAYQELTDSPLPIDDSVCVITSLSLSGELLPFHGLLPAVQQALSLGYKRIYLPPVDVSFLHDTAEAELIPLPTVEALVEHLRGQSSLLFEGILTSVISTAPDDAEVFQTDFSVVRGQSQAKRALEISAAGGHHTLLVGPPGCGKSLLASAFSSIMPDLRKEDALEVYSLYHLAREKKGMSLRPPYRQPHHSASAISLIGGGTYPKPGEISLAHRGVLFLDELGEFSRKTLDMLRQPMESGEVTISRVKQTVTYPSTFTLIAATNPCPCGYYGSRERYCTCTPRQVTDYQLKVSGPILDRLDFVLSLKSSGLQEKATSETSAEIRRRVGCARSLQHERYQSHALNGTVSYQQLEHTAGFSEIQLQLVSIVCFEQKWSNRTQVKLLRLARTIADLQGSETMTDSAIEEAIEWRKLPNALQGGERLGQT, encoded by the coding sequence ATGTCTTCTGCTGTGATGAGTGTAGGGCTGCAAGGTATGAAAGGAGAACGGATTCGGGTAGAGGCGAATGTACGGGTTGATAAGGAACAGTGTGTAATTATCGGATTGCCGGATGCGAGTATGAAAGAGTCGAAGGAGCGAGTGCTCAGCTGCCTGCATCGGCTGGATTTCGATCTGTCGATGAAGAAGCTGACGATTCATTTATCACCGGCTGATCTACGTAAGAGCGGGACAGGGTTTGATGGAGCGATGCTGCTGGCTGCCTATCAGGAGCTGACCGATTCGCCGCTTCCGATTGATGATTCAGTCTGTGTCATTACATCTCTCTCGCTGAGCGGTGAACTTTTGCCGTTCCATGGTTTGCTGCCTGCTGTGCAGCAGGCACTGTCGCTCGGCTACAAACGAATCTACCTGCCGCCTGTCGATGTATCATTCTTACATGACACGGCAGAAGCCGAACTCATTCCGTTGCCGACCGTTGAAGCGCTGGTCGAGCATTTGCGTGGCCAATCTTCTTTACTGTTTGAAGGTATATTGACTTCCGTGATTTCTACAGCTCCAGACGATGCAGAAGTATTTCAAACGGACTTCTCAGTCGTACGAGGACAATCGCAGGCAAAACGCGCACTTGAAATCTCAGCGGCGGGTGGGCATCATACATTGCTCGTCGGTCCGCCGGGTTGCGGTAAAAGTCTGCTGGCTAGTGCCTTTTCGTCTATCATGCCTGACCTAAGGAAAGAAGATGCATTGGAAGTCTACAGTTTGTATCATCTCGCGCGGGAGAAGAAGGGTATGTCGCTGCGGCCGCCCTATCGCCAGCCACATCATTCGGCCTCTGCCATTTCGCTGATCGGCGGTGGGACCTATCCGAAGCCAGGGGAGATTTCACTGGCTCACCGCGGAGTGCTATTCCTCGATGAACTGGGTGAGTTCTCAAGGAAAACACTCGATATGCTGCGGCAGCCGATGGAGTCAGGAGAAGTAACCATCAGCCGGGTGAAACAGACGGTTACTTATCCTTCAACCTTCACCTTAATAGCAGCCACCAATCCCTGTCCATGCGGCTATTACGGCTCCAGAGAGCGTTATTGTACCTGCACACCGAGACAGGTGACAGACTACCAGCTAAAAGTTTCAGGTCCCATCCTGGATCGTCTTGATTTCGTTCTGTCACTGAAGAGCAGCGGCTTGCAGGAGAAGGCAACGAGCGAAACATCTGCAGAAATCCGTCGCCGTGTCGGCTGCGCGCGCAGTCTCCAGCATGAGCGCTATCAAAGCCACGCACTGAACGGCACGGTTTCTTATCAACAGCTGGAACATACAGCAGGCTTTTCTGAAATTCAGCTGCAGCTGGTCAGTATAGTCTGCTTCGAGCAAAAATGGAGCAACCGCACACAAGTCAAGCTGCTCCGGCTTGCCCGGACGATTGCCGACCTGCAAGGCAGCGAAACGATGACTGATTCTGCCATCGAAGAAGCTATCGAATGGCGCAAGCTCCCGAATGCCCTGCAAGGAGGTGAGCGTCTTGGCCAGACGTAA
- a CDS encoding IS110 family transposase: protein MSIEHNLKMRDTTIERLLQYAEESISKPKEALSAELLLLRLKLDEYELIRCQIAELEEVIEELLLETDGGILLSVPGIGVTLAAELTAEMGDLEAFTSAGQLIKMAGTNPVVKQSGGKKATHFAISKQGRAPFRSVVYQAGKCAALHNPEMNAPYRQMKEQGKLTGQAYIALGNRILRLAYAMRKHQSLYRSTSPDYVLQKVIAGKLRNKKKQAAFFSRFVSV, encoded by the coding sequence TTGTCTATTGAACATAACCTGAAGATGCGTGACACAACGATCGAACGCCTGTTACAATACGCGGAGGAAAGTATCTCAAAGCCAAAGGAAGCCTTATCTGCGGAACTGCTGCTTCTCCGGTTGAAACTGGATGAATATGAGTTGATCCGGTGCCAGATTGCTGAATTGGAGGAAGTCATTGAGGAACTGCTTCTGGAAACGGACGGCGGGATCTTACTGAGTGTTCCTGGAATCGGTGTCACGCTCGCTGCAGAATTGACAGCGGAGATGGGTGACTTGGAAGCGTTCACGAGTGCAGGGCAGCTGATCAAGATGGCTGGAACGAATCCAGTGGTGAAGCAGTCCGGCGGTAAGAAAGCCACGCATTTTGCGATCTCGAAGCAGGGACGAGCTCCTTTCCGGAGTGTCGTCTACCAGGCAGGCAAATGTGCTGCTCTTCATAATCCCGAAATGAACGCCCCCTATCGACAGATGAAGGAACAAGGAAAGCTGACAGGCCAGGCGTATATCGCGTTAGGCAATCGGATCCTGCGTCTTGCATACGCTATGCGAAAACACCAATCGCTGTACCGAAGCACGAGTCCGGATTATGTATTGCAGAAGGTCATTGCAGGAAAACTGAGGAATAAAAAGAAGCAAGCAGCCTTTTTCAGTCGCTTTGTCAGTGTATAA
- a CDS encoding DUF5050 domain-containing protein produces the protein MKRFLQVWIIMLLIVLFSLSTKVQAVGPNVEKYPIVKLHETGERLETQPFYLVEEDSEKIERISQATSDWLTGNKWGEIRTITDPYKEWSIHFNQSVNVTEENTYRVKILDESGEEILPIVSLNKDRIKIKPGTQYEPGVLYTLLIQSELDNHRGIQLGKNVYLQFIYNPSPAPSKPEITEVTDLYSAIYNGLKNLDDTIDVSDYSKDSKKVFAMLEKVLYAHPDIFYFSYAGSSFYSNGHLEVKYTHSKPVIQQMSSALKSKTEEILARSIRPGMTEYEKVKALHNDLVLHTAYDYENFKMNRIPAESYTIYGTLIKNTAVCQGYALTMIHLLNQIGIESIYVRGTPAMNHAWNKVKIDGEWYNLDATWDDPVPDRKGKIGYGYFLVTDQQLAKTHSWKNTDLPTARNPKYEHMSRIWTFEEADGWIYYANNRDDIRLYKMRPDGTGNQKLSNNRANELTVYESWIFFSNYSNGGYLFKMRIDGSSSVKITDFLTSELHREGNILYFKDQKSGQRYRMEL, from the coding sequence TTGAAAAGATTTTTACAGGTATGGATTATTATGCTGTTGATCGTTTTGTTCAGCCTGTCTACCAAGGTACAGGCGGTTGGGCCGAATGTTGAGAAATATCCTATTGTAAAGCTACATGAGACTGGGGAGAGGCTAGAAACGCAGCCCTTTTATCTAGTGGAGGAAGATAGTGAAAAGATAGAACGAATTTCACAAGCAACTTCTGATTGGTTAACGGGCAACAAGTGGGGAGAAATACGTACGATTACGGATCCTTATAAAGAATGGAGTATCCATTTCAACCAAAGTGTTAATGTAACAGAAGAAAATACATACAGGGTGAAGATTCTGGATGAGTCAGGAGAAGAGATTCTTCCTATTGTATCGCTTAATAAAGATAGAATCAAAATCAAGCCTGGCACACAGTACGAACCGGGTGTGTTGTACACTCTGCTAATCCAGAGCGAATTGGATAATCACAGGGGCATTCAGTTGGGTAAGAATGTGTACTTACAGTTTATTTATAATCCATCGCCAGCTCCTTCCAAGCCTGAAATAACGGAAGTCACTGACCTTTATTCGGCTATATATAATGGGCTGAAAAATCTAGACGATACCATTGATGTTTCTGACTACAGTAAGGACAGTAAGAAAGTATTCGCTATGCTGGAAAAGGTATTATATGCCCATCCAGATATCTTTTATTTCAGTTACGCAGGCTCTTCATTTTATTCCAATGGACATTTGGAAGTGAAATATACTCATTCGAAACCTGTGATTCAGCAAATGAGTAGTGCTTTGAAAAGCAAAACAGAGGAGATTCTGGCACGCAGTATACGACCAGGAATGACAGAGTATGAAAAAGTAAAAGCCCTACATAATGACTTGGTACTCCATACCGCATACGATTATGAAAATTTTAAAATGAATCGTATACCGGCAGAGTCTTATACCATTTATGGAACGCTTATAAAGAATACGGCAGTTTGTCAGGGATATGCCCTTACAATGATTCATCTGCTCAATCAGATAGGGATTGAGTCAATCTATGTCAGAGGTACACCCGCTATGAATCATGCATGGAATAAAGTGAAGATTGACGGTGAGTGGTATAACTTGGATGCCACGTGGGATGATCCTGTTCCCGACCGGAAGGGGAAGATAGGATATGGTTACTTCTTAGTGACGGATCAGCAGCTGGCTAAAACTCACTCTTGGAAAAACACTGATTTACCGACAGCGCGTAATCCGAAATATGAGCATATGAGCAGAATATGGACGTTTGAAGAAGCGGACGGATGGATCTATTATGCAAACAATCGTGATGACATCAGATTGTACAAGATGAGGCCTGACGGAACTGGAAATCAAAAGTTATCAAACAATCGTGCAAATGAACTCACTGTATATGAGAGCTGGATCTTCTTCAGTAATTATTCCAATGGAGGCTACTTGTTTAAAATGCGGATCGATGGAAGTTCTTCAGTGAAAATCACTGATTTCTTGACGAGTGAAT